The DNA window GATATAAACATAGATTAAAAATCGATACGTTGACTGTGACTAAGAATTTGATTGTAAATCAATGTTCTTTTGATCAGGAAGTGATGGCGGTTTCTTCTGGCACCTCTGCTTTGACTTCTGTACAGACCCTTCCCAATGTAGATTTGGATCGATCAGAACATGCAGGTTTTTCTTGTGAGCCCTCGTCTCGGATCTCCACAAACTTGATCCCACAGGTCCATTCGACGGTGGTTGATGTCAGTTTCTGCAAGGCCAAACCGGTCACGGTTGAGGCAGAGATGCATCATTTGCCCACAGAGGATTTGATCCAATTGTGTGATACTCCAGATAGAACTCTAGTACTTGGAGATAAGATTGTTGATAGTGAGATACAATCATGTGATATTGTCTTCAGTAATGTAGCTGTCCCTATATCACAAACTATTCTGCCTTGTACCCCTAATTCTGACTCGGTGAAGGAGGCCGATTCGGGATCAGGTAAAGAGGCTGTGATGAAGGACATAATAAAGGACTCTTGACCAAGGTCTTATCTGAAGCCTCCTCATTTTTAACTCCATCTTCTTCCCGGCCTTCCGTATCACCCCTGCGTTTGTCTGACATTTCAGTGAATGATGCTCCGCTCCGAGCAGCTTCAACTCAACAGGCTGAGATGGTTTTGGAGAGAGCTGGTTCTCCCCGTTTCCCTGTCAAACATCCCAGATCTACCAGAAAGATTCAGGATTGGCATTTGAAGGTTCACAAACCGATCGTATTCATAGGAGATTCCAATTTGGCTCGTATTCCACAGTTTTATAATCCTTTGGTACAGATAGACAGTTTTCCGGGTGCTAACTTCTTACACATCGCTAAGGTCTTGCAGAAACTGACACCTAATCCGAATACTCAGAAGGTAATCCTGGCTTTGGGCATCAACAACAAAGAACAACTGCTCCAACAGACATCTAAGAAACAGTTACAAGAATTGTGGAGATCGGCGGCGACAGCTTTCCCCAATGCGATGGTCTATACCCCTGTGATCCACTTCTCTGATCTGCTCCCTGCCTCTCAACAGAAAAACCTGAAGAAACTCAATGAGTTTATTTGTACCAGTACTAAGTTTCTTACTGAACTTTCCCCTCTTAGGTTTAGGGTGAACCCTAAGGATCCGGTCCACTGGACTAGGCAGACGGCGATCGACATTTTGGCACATTGGCTGGACCAATTAAACTACTAGATTCGGAAAAGTGTATCTCGGTTCAACACACCGTACGAAATAACATTATTAACCTCTCTAGAACATTTATACTTACAGATTCGCAGGAGCAGCTCCTGAGCAGGGGTCTGACTTTTGTGCCGACGCCACGGAGGGTGGTTCCTGGAGAGCTCTTGGAAGACGTCCATGCCTTTTAATAGAACGTTGAAATTGTTAGACTATTTTGATTATGAATCGGATATAGAACGTTTACCCTTTCTTAATAAATCAAATTGGACCCCCAAGATTGAGACAATTTCTTCACCCATTTCAAAACTAGTTCAGAATAATTACAGGACAGTTACCTTATTAAATTCTCCATTGTTGGATAGGGATAATTTGGATCGACATCAGAGATTAGCTTTGACACAATTGAAGAACAACAAAGATATTGTTATAAAACCTGCTGACAAAGGCTCGGCTGTAGTCATATTGGACAGACAACAATATTTGTTGGAAGCTCGTCGACAACTTGACAATCCAGATCATTATATTCGATTACCACACTCGATACAGAATCAAACGCAGTCTTTATTGATTGTCTTCCAAAAATTACAGACTAAAGGTTACATtaatcataaacaaaaaatgtaccTCATAGGACCGAATCCACCACGGCCACGATGCTTCTATCTGCTTCCCAAGGTACACAAAGATCCTAAGGCATGGACGATCCCTTTCGAGGTTCCCCAGGGCCGCCCTATCGTGTCCGATTGTGGCAGCGAGTCGTACAATTCAGCACAATATGTCGACCATTTTTTGAATCCACTTTCTCAAATTCACGACAGTTATTTAAAAGACGCGTATGATTTCATAGAGAAGATTCGGGACAAATCCTTTCCTGGTCATGCTTTTCTCTTTACAGCTGA is part of the Tachysurus fulvidraco isolate hzauxx_2018 unplaced genomic scaffold, HZAU_PFXX_2.0 HiC_scaffold_74_np12, whole genome shotgun sequence genome and encodes:
- the LOC113639038 gene encoding uncharacterized protein LOC113639038 isoform X1, translated to MATLSNRFAVLENLQADGVENAIQTSHIVLDKQYFKLIQITHHIQIISHAIHTDAFPKGMSKQVNRLTKFIKPACPNNVVLQYVADNTNQWMRRNMRLLLDHYTVTQSSLLTNIKEWLDSAWEQEVMAVSSGTSALTSVQTLPNVDLDRSEHAGFSCEPSSRISTNLIPQVHSTVVDVSFCKAKPVTVEAEMHHLPTEDLIQLCDTPDRTLVLGDKIVDSEIQSCDIVFSNVAVPISQTILPCTPNSDSVKEADSGSGKEAVMKDIIKDS
- the LOC113639038 gene encoding uncharacterized protein LOC113639038 isoform X2, which codes for MATLSNRFAVLENLQADGVENAIQTSHIVLDKQYFKLIQITHHIQIISHAIHTDAFPKGMSKQVNRLTKFIKPACPNNVVLQYVADNTNQWMRRNMRLLLDHYTVTQSSLLTNIKEWLDSAWEQVLMAVSSGTSALTSVQTLPNVDLDRSEHAGFSCEPSSRISTNLIPQVHSTVVDVSFCKAKPVTVEAEMHHLPTEDLIQLCDTPDRTLVLGDKIVDSEIQSCDIVFSNVAVPISQTILPCTPNSDSVKEADSGSGKEAVMKDIIKDS